A segment of the uncultured Desulfobulbus sp. genome:
CACCCTGCTCGACTGCTCCGTCGGCATGGCTGAATCCCACCTCTGGGGGAAACACTGCGACCCGCCGGTCGGGCTGCTCACCGCCTCCATTGACCCGGTGGCCATCGATAGCCACGGCGCGCAACTGCTCGGGCGGGATTGGCGAACAATCGGCCATATTCACCTGACGAACGGCATTCTCGGCAATGCCGAATCGTTTGAAGTTGTTCGCGTGGAGCGATGCCGCTCGCTGTTAACGGCGACCTCGTTTAGTGGCAGCAGCATCGATTGAAAACACCATGGAACGGCAGTCAAAGGCGGAATCGGTCCATAAACGGCGGCGGATAGCCCCATAACGCCGGTTAATGCCATGGGGGTCGAACAGTTCACGCAGCAGATCAAAAGCCAGGGCCAGCAGAAAGTAGACGATCAGGTACGCGAGAAAATGAATCATGTGATGCCTCCTTGGGGTGAAGTTGATCTTTTCTTGACCCCAAGGTAACCCAACTGGTAGGACAAATACTGTCCTCCCAGTTTTTTCCTGCATCTTTTTTTTAATGGAGAGGTATGTCCCGTTCGCCTTGGGTTGCCCCCCCTGCTGTAGGGATGGAATATTTTATCGTGAACAGGGCCCGCTCCCGCAGGGCGTGAGAACGAACACAACAACTGTTCGTCGAATCAGCGACTTCAAGGTGTTGCGCACATGGCCAAGTACAAGCCCCAGCATGCAAGGCTGCTGTTCATCGACCGGCAGATCCGCGAAAAACGGTTTCCCAACTGCGCCAGCCTGGCCAAAGAGTGGGAAGTCAATAAACGCACCATTCGCCGCGATCTCGATTACCTGCGTTACCAGTTGGATGCCCCCCTGGCCTATTCCGCGCTCAAGCGCGGATATATGTACACCGAGGAACAGTACCAGCTGCCAGCGATCCAGATTCGCGAACGCGACCTGTTCGCCCTCTACCTAGCGGACAAGTTGCTGGCTCAATACGAGGGCACACCAATCTACGACAGCCTCAAATCGGTCTTTACCAAGATCGAGGACAGCCTGCCGGACAAGGTCTCGTTCTCCCCCGGTTCGGAACAGACCCTGTTCACCGTGATACCGCCATCGGCAACGGTCATCCTGCCGGAGGTGCTGGAGACGGTCTTTTCCGCCGTGCGCAGTGCGACCCGACTCGACATCTCCTATCAAAGCCCTGGCAAGGCGCCCGGCGAGCGGACCATCGATCCCTATCACTGCGTGCGTTACGAGGGCGATTGGTACGTGCTGGCCTTTTGCCATCTCCGGCAGGCGATCCGCACCTTCAGCCTGGCGCGGATTCTCGCCCTGCAGGCAAATGGGCAGCACTTTAACCGACCGGAGCATCTTGATTTCCAGTCGCTTTTCGCAAGCCATTTCGGCATCCATTGGGGCAAGGGTTCCATCGAGGTCAGCCTGCGCTTTCAACCGCAGGCCGCCACCTATATCCGTGAACGGCGGTGGCATCCCTCGCAAAATATGAAGGAGTTGGCAAACGGCTCGCTCGTGCTCACCATGACGGTCAATCACCTCCTCGAGCTCAAACGCTGGGTTCTCTCCTGGGGAGCGGCGGTCGAAGTCCTGGCCCCGCCGCAACTGGTTGCAGAGATGCGAGCGGACACCTTGGCAATGCACAAACTTTACCAGGGCACAGCGGGGCAAAACGATTGATTTTAGTTGCCCTCCTCCCACCCGGCTTGCTAGGTTGTCCCCATTAAAAAATGGGGACAACCTGAAGGACAACAAACAGAGGTAATCATGGCAGCTGAAAACCAACGGGTATTTCTTGATGACTTAAGCAGACGCTGGCAACAATCTCCTGATCAGATTCTCCAACTGGCCGCGTCGGGCAAACTCAAGCTGTGGTTCGAATTTCGAAACGTGATCGTCGAAAAGGTCAAGAAAAAGAAAAAGCCAACGGCCCAGATTTTTGAGAAGATAGAAGTTCATCTGCCGGTCGAGGTGGTTGAGATGATGATCGGCCGCACCGATCGTATTCAGGTGGCATCTGAGTACACCTGCCTGAGTGCCAAGGGAAAGCCGCTCCTGGTCAGCAATGCCGCCGGCGAGGAATGGGGCGACACCAGCATGGTCGGCCTCAACCCCATGCGACTCTACGCCCAGGCGGAGGACCTGCCCCGGATCGAACAGAAGCTGGAGATCGTTCCCTTTGAAGGCGAGGCCGCCCAGACATGCTGCTGCCAGTCGCACCAGGAACCCATGGACGAGGATGAAGATTTCATTCCCGCGGACCACCCCTGCTATGCCCCGGAACTGCATGTTGCCCTGGAATGCTGGCTGGAACTGATGGGCGATGAAGAGAGCGCGGATGCGGTGCAAAAGGCCGACATTCTCCAGTGGCTTGGCGACCACCATCCCAAGCTGACCAAGACCGCGGCCGAACGGATTGCCATGGTCGTCACTCCGGCGGCCAAACAGAAACGGCCCTGAAAAGGCAGTGTACTTCATGAAATCCTTTCTTGCGGTCATTGGCCTTCTGCTCTGCCTGGGGGGTACCACAGCCCATGCACGGTCGGAAGTCAGCGGTTTTCAGGGAATGCGCTGGGGCAGCAGTTTAACGGAGCTGCAAAAAAGCAAACAACTGATCCTGACCAAGGAAAATGACGGCAGCGGCGGTTCCCTCTATGCCCTGAAAAACGAAAGCATGCGCTTTGGCAAGGCCACACTCACCGGCATTCACTGCTCCTTTGTCCAGGGGCGGCTGCAGGGGGTGATTCTGCTCTTTGCCGGCAACAAAAATTATCAGGGCGTCAAGGCCGAGGCCACCAGCCGCTACGGCAAGCCGATTCAGGTCGATCAGAAGGGGGGCGAGATGTTCACCTGGCCCGGCGACCGGACCAGCATCGTGCTCTCCTATACCAAGAACGTCGAATCCGGGTTTCTCTTTCTCAAACCCAAAAAACCGGTCACCAGGCCCGAGCCTGCTGCCAGGCCCGCCCCCGTGCAGGCAACCAAACCGGCGCCAAGCCGCGAGAACAGTGATGCGGATGACCTGGCTCTTTTGGATCAGGCCTCGCAGCAGCAGACCATTGCCGTCGAGCCGGCAACCGATGGCCCTTCCCCGGGAGAGACTCCAGGGACCGGGCCCGACCAGGCCGCAACCGTCGACATGATCAGCCCGGAGGTGCAAGGTCTGATCGATCGCGACCAGGCCTTGACCCGGCTGTGTTGGGATACGGTGGGACCGGTGGCCGACCAGGCCTGCGAGCAGATGAAGGAAAACGTCCAGCGGATTCAGGAGATGGGCTGGTGCATGAAGCCGGGCGAAGCCCAGGACGGGCTCCAGGTGATCTGGTACTACTGCGGCAACCCTCAGGCAGGAACCGCCGCTCCTCCCACGTCTGCCACCGCAGCACCACCGGCGGCCGCTGCAGCACCAACGCCAAACCCGCGAACGAGCATCTGCAGCCTGGTGATGGAACTGTTCGCTGCTACCGCCAATCTCCGCGATAAAGAGGTCACCCCGCTTGCCGCGGAGGAGGCCTTGATGCAGCGCCAGAGCGGTCGGGCACGGCAGCTGGCCATCGAGCAGATCAGGGAGACGGTTGAGCTGGTCTACTTTGACCAGCAGTACAACAACCTGCCCCTGCAGGAACTCATGGCCAAGGTGGAGCAACAGTGTTTCTCCGGCAACGGCCCCTATATCCAGCCACTGCCGCAGCAATAGCGCTCACCCGCTGCGTCAGCGGTTCAGACCGAGGAACTGCCCTCCCACTGCAGAATCCACAGCTCGCCAGCGATCCAGTCGTCCCGTTCCCGGCGCAGCCTGGTGGGCTCTTCGCTCAGCACCTTCCATCCGGTGCTGTCGGCAAGAGTGTGGATATAGCCAGAGGAGTAGGCGAAACGGCCGGTGGGCAGGAGGCGAAACCCCTCATCGGCCAAGGATTCGGTGGAAAAACAGAACAGGGCCCCGGGGCGCGCGTGATCGTGGGCCATGGTGAAAATGTCCTCCAGGGCCCCCACGTAGATGAACACGTCGGTGGCAAGAAAAAAATCGTAGCTTTCCGAGGTGTTGTGGAGAAAGTGGTCGATACTGTCCAGGCACAGGCTGTGGTAACAGTTTTTCTCCGCCGCCTGGCGAAGCATGGCCGCGGAGAGATCGACCCCGTCCAAGACCTCGATCCGGCTCTTAAAGGCCTGGCCGCTGAGTCCGGTGCCGCAGCCCAGATCCAGTCCGTGAGCATAGGCCAGCGCGCCGTTCGCTTCGGCATGGCAGAGGGACTCGTAGAGACGGGAAGGATTGTCGTAACCCAGATCCTCGACCAGACTGCGTTCAAAATCCCCGGCATAGGCATCGAAAAATCCGCGCACGTACTCATCCGGCGCCTGTTCCAGGGGGAGGCCCATGAGGGCCGCCAGCAGATAACGCACCGATTCGTCTTCCGGTTTGAGCTCGAGCACACGCGCATAGAGGGCGATGGCCTCATCAACCTCCCCGGCGCGATGGTGGAGGTAGGCCAGGTTGTTCAGCGCTGAGAGATAATCGGGTGCCAGGGCCAGCACACGGCGGTAATAGTCGCTGGCTCGATCGTCCTGATGGAGATGCTGATAGCAGCCGCCCAGGTTGTAGAGACTGTCCACATGGTCCGCACAGAGGGCAAGCACCTGTTCGTAGAAGGTGATGGCGGAAAGGCGATCGCCGCTTTTTCCGTGGCAGAGCGCCAGGTTGAACAGGGTGTCGACATCGCCTGGGGTGAGGCTGTCGGCCACGGCAAAGGCGCGCAGGGAATCGCTGTAGCGGGTC
Coding sequences within it:
- a CDS encoding WYL domain-containing protein, which gives rise to MAKYKPQHARLLFIDRQIREKRFPNCASLAKEWEVNKRTIRRDLDYLRYQLDAPLAYSALKRGYMYTEEQYQLPAIQIRERDLFALYLADKLLAQYEGTPIYDSLKSVFTKIEDSLPDKVSFSPGSEQTLFTVIPPSATVILPEVLETVFSAVRSATRLDISYQSPGKAPGERTIDPYHCVRYEGDWYVLAFCHLRQAIRTFSLARILALQANGQHFNRPEHLDFQSLFASHFGIHWGKGSIEVSLRFQPQAATYIRERRWHPSQNMKELANGSLVLTMTVNHLLELKRWVLSWGAAVEVLAPPQLVAEMRADTLAMHKLYQGTAGQND
- a CDS encoding tetratricopeptide repeat protein, producing MEQQPSSGGSLNQYFDQACQAHADGRFDEALQGYLALLDLVPASALLHYNLGLVYYELTRYSDSLRAFAVADSLTPGDVDTLFNLALCHGKSGDRLSAITFYEQVLALCADHVDSLYNLGGCYQHLHQDDRASDYYRRVLALAPDYLSALNNLAYLHHRAGEVDEAIALYARVLELKPEDESVRYLLAALMGLPLEQAPDEYVRGFFDAYAGDFERSLVEDLGYDNPSRLYESLCHAEANGALAYAHGLDLGCGTGLSGQAFKSRIEVLDGVDLSAAMLRQAAEKNCYHSLCLDSIDHFLHNTSESYDFFLATDVFIYVGALEDIFTMAHDHARPGALFCFSTESLADEGFRLLPTGRFAYSSGYIHTLADSTGWKVLSEEPTRLRRERDDWIAGELWILQWEGSSSV